The nucleotide sequence CCTTCTGGAGGAGTAGAGAAAGATATATGTGTCCCTCTACCACAGGACAAATGGGAGGAGCTCCTCAGCCAGAACTCATCTCTGGAGATCTTTGGACACATCTCCTTGATGACTTTGGACACCCTTATGAAATGTGCCTTCAGCTACCAGGTCAACCAACAGGCAGATAGGTCAGTGAAATCCTTAGTTGCAGGGTCCTATTTCATACCAAGTGGGATGGACTATCTGAAAGACAGCAAGCTTGGATGTTTACCAGCCCAAAGAGTCACATTCTGCAGAAAGCCCCTTGCCACAGTCAGATTCAGCCATGCCAAGCCTTCATTAGGCACAAACCCTGCTCTCAGCCACAGGAAGAAACCTAGATGCCAAAGTCCCTCATAAAGGACTGAGAATCTCGAGGGTGTAAGAACAATATGACAAATGCCTAGAGTTGCCTGTTCCATTGATTGATAATGCTCAATACACAGCCCCACCACACTCCAGGTCACATGCCTCCCGCCATCCAGTCCATTCTGCATTCTCCCTTTCAGGTACTCCCAGTCCTACCTTCAGGCCATTCGGGACCTGAACAACCTGGTGTTTTCCCGGATAAGGAATGCTTTCTACCAGAAAGACATCATCTACAGGCTGACCCCTGAAGGCCGCTGGAACCACCGGGCCTGCCAGCTTGCCCATCAACACACAGGTTGTATCTGCCCTCTGGGAAGCTCCCCTCCTTCATCAGATACATCCCAAAGGGACTGGCCCTAACTCTCAGACTGAGTCCTGCCCCTGGCTGCCCTTCCAGGACCTGGGAAACACCCACCTGGGTATTCCTCTGGTGCAGGTGTTAGGGTGCCAGGTGCTATGCGAGCAGCTACATGTGTCACCCCATGGGTGAAGGTTGAATGAGAGCCCCTACCAGCAGCATTTAAGCAGAGTCTCCTTGGGCTGTGCTGTTGAGGGGAGTGATGAGCTGCAAGCCATTGTGCTACAGGTCTCACCCCAACAAACACACCCATTCCCACACTCCTCCTGATCCACCTGGCACACTGACTGGGGCTACTGTGAGTGTCTGTGTCTGGGCACCCAGAGCTCTCAGCTCTGCCTGGGAACACTGTTCTGGACAGACCGAGTGATCAAGCTGAGGAAGGCTCAGCTGCAGGAGGAGGGAAACATGGAGAAGGTCAGGAGCAAGAGGCACTTGGACTTCCTGGATATCCTCCTTTTTGCCCAAGTGAGTGCGGCAGGGGACGCCTGAGGCTTTGCCTACAAGTGCGGAGGAGGGGGGCAAACTCAAACCCTGCCCTTTCTCCTTGTCTTCCCAGATGGAGAACGGGAGCAGCTTTTCTGACAAGGACCTCCGTGCAGAAGTGGACACCTTCATGTTTGAGGGCCATGAcaccacagccagcggcatctcCTGGATCCTCTATGCTTTGGCCACACACCCAGAGCATCAGCAGAAATGCCGGGAGGAGATCCAGAGCCTCCTGGGGAACAGTGCCTCCATTACTTGGTGAGTGCTCATGAGAAGGAAGGCCCTGTCCCCTCAAGTAGAGAATTCCCTGGTTGCCAGGGCCTTGACCGCCCTTCAGCATAGCTGTGTTTTAGGGGCCACCTGGACCAGATGCCCTACACCACCATGTGCATCAAGGAGGCACTGCGACTCTATCCGCCAGTTCCAGGTGTTGGCAGAGAGCTCAGCAAGCCCATCACCTTCCCTGATGGACGCTCCTTACCCAAAGGTGTGAACTTCCCCAGTCTCCCTCCATAAACACTCGACGGGAACGTGTGCGAGGTCAGAAATCCACATGTTCTGGGCAGTTGGTGCATGTCTTTCAGAGTCatttctctctcaagaaaatgaatatttccttTGTTGTTCAGATGAGGTATATGGTATGATTCGCACAGAGTTTAATCCAAGAAACAAATACACGACAGCCTCTGAATGTGGCTTTGGGTTTTGCCCTAATATTTTCATTCCATGAGATATGAGTGCCTGAGAGACTATCAGACAGGGCAGGGGGATAGGCGGTCTTTCCTTATATGGGTCCAGGCCAATGAGAAAGATCAGAGAATTCACCATCATGGCTCAGATGGTCCAGTCTCCAGGGAGCCCTCAGGATGATGGCAGAGAGTAGCTGATGACCAGATCTGAGATCCCTGCCATGGCTGGAAGTTACTGTTCAGCTCCCCTCTACTCtgaatcccagccctgccacatCCTAGCTGGGTGGTCAGAGACAAGTTGCTCAGCCTCTCTGAGGCTCAGGTGCCTCATGGAACAATGGAGATGTGAGCCTTCACTGGAAGGTTGTTGTGAATATGGAGGTGTTCATGGATATTCCCCAAGGGCTCATGGATGGTACTTGATGAGGGTTGTCCCGTGAGTTGCTCCAAAAAGTAAGCCTCTAGTTCTTCCCTGCTTTTCGGCCTGGTCATGGTTAATCTAGTAACCtgtgcacacgtgcacacctGTTGTGTTATGTCTGCCCCACCTCTCCTGCAATGCTGTCATTCCCTTCACTGTGATGAGAAAGGCTCTCACAGTGGCTGCCAAGCTGTGTGTGGATGCCCCTGAGCTCCATGGGCATATGTGATCAGTGTTCTTTCTTCTGTCCCACAGGATTCTTAGTCTTGCTCTCCTTTTATGCCCTTCACCACAACCCAAAGGTGTGGCCAAACCCAGAGGTATGGTGACcttgggaggaggaggtgggatgACCTCTCCAGACCAAACTATCTTCCTGGCCCACCTCTGGGTGTGCTGTCCCTTGGATGACTGGAAGGAAGGGCTTGACCACACCTGTTCTGGCCCTGTGCTCCCTCTGCAGGTGTTTGACCCTTCCCGCTTTGCACCGGATTCCTCTCGACACAGCCATGCTTTTCTGCCCTTCTCAGGAGGATCAAGGTGAGGCCCTTGtactgggagaggaggagggttgGCTGAGACTATGCTATATGTATGTGGGTTTCTGTAGATATGCCCTGGCATGTTGGAGTACTGGGAAAGAGGTGTGTGTCTCTATGCAAAGAAAGTTGGTAGTCATTGAATGCCATGGAGACTTTGACTCATTGCTCTTACCCAATCTCCAGCCACAATTCAGTGTCAGTGGGTGTTCCATAGCTCAGGGAACTCTTGTGAGTTCTTCATTTTATGAGTATGACTCTACAGAATTAGATTTTCTCACATGTAATTTCCATGTGTTATTGATGTCAAAGtcagaatggaataaaaaaatttcttttgcatGCATTTTCAAACCAGGCTTTTCTACTCAACTCCCCATTCTGCCTCCACATTGCACCACTGATTACATTGCATGTACTCAGCTTCCTGCTTGCCTCAAATATTTCAGCCATACACAGGAAATATTCCTGTGTCTCTTAAGTGCTTCATAAAGTACTCGACTAATCTGTGTTGTCGCTATATTTTCACAAACCAAATGAATTATTGACTCTATGGTAATGGTCATGTACACTTGACAATTTTCCCAGTTGTCCAAACATTGCATATGATCTGGGCTCTACATACCTTAATACTGCATTTAGAGTCCAATCAGTCAAATgggcaattatttaaaaaagaggacATTAAATTGCTTTTGGGAGAAAATccattatgttttatatatacgaCACATGGCATTTGAAGGTTGCCTGGTGTGTAAAGTGTAAAGCACACGTGAAGTGGCTGTTCAGTAGGATGACTATTGTCCAGCGTGGCTGCTGTGAAATCCTCCAGTGCTGCTGAGAGTGTCCTATAAATAGTAATTTCAGGAAACGTTGTAAGGAGTTACTAGAAAACAGTTTTTTTCCCAAATACAGGAATGTGTCAATCCTTCACATACAGAGTAAACCCCATTTCACACAACATCTTTAAGCAAATTGTGCTTCCAGATACTGGCTCCAGGATTTGTTTctccctgggattgagtccttccTCCTAGACTTTGGTGCAAGTCATGTGGCTGCCAGTagagacaggagaggggtggACAGCTCAGTTCCTAGCTCAGAACTAATGGTTACTCATATTTTATTCCATtcagggtgggtttttttttttttcagttcaagagacatcattcatttttaagaCTGCCTATTAAGCCTGTCTCTGTGTGCCAATCCTCTGCTATGAGAGGGCCTACTGCCCTTGCCTCCAGGAGTTCACAGTTAAGAAATAAATGCCTCCACTCAAAAgagacttccttccttccttcctcccttccttcctatttctctctctctttcctttctcttttttctttccttctttcttccttccttcattccttcttcctaccctcgctccctccctccttcccttcttccttccttccttctttcctcccaccgttcctcctttcctcccaccgttcctccctccctccttttcttccttcctttcttcacgTGCATTCACTCACTTACTAACTCACTTACTTACTCCTACATTCCTACTGTAGGAAACTCTATGTTCCTGGCACTATCCAACTCTGGAAAATGATGTGTCTTTGAGTAAACTATTAGGGTGATGTCAGGGACCACGAATGAAGAGGCACAGTGGGCAGGGGTGGTGAGGGCAGGCTGGCATTGCCCTTAGCCTTGAGCatttggcaggcagaggtggagggagggaattTTCTGGGATCTCCTCAGCAGGAGCTGagttgggaggaggaggagttgaTCAGGTGACAAATGAGTGAGCCAACAACCCAGAGAGGACTTTGATATCAGCTGAGGCATGTGGACATGTTATACATGTGATGAAGGGCATGAGAAGCTCTGAGCTTGGCTGGGGCTTTTGGGGAAGGGAGTGAAAGCAGTGGACAGAAAAGTCTGGGTGACGAGGTAGAGGGATGGCAGCAGAGACATTTCTGCAGTAGAATTGGAAGGCTACAGCAGCTGGTTGACTGAGGCGCCAAGGGGGAGGCAGGAGTCTGGACTCAACCTGGCAGACAGATAGTGCTGCAGGTGAGCATCACTAAATTTCTGCCCCTGCAGAAGCTTCTCTGTGCCATTCTGACTTCCTTACCCAACTCTCTTGTCCATCCTCTGAGGATCTGGACCCCTTTGTACCCCAGATGGTTAGGTCCTGAAGGATGGCCCAGCCCACCACCTCTGGTGCACTGTCCTGCTCTCCTCATTGTGAAACCAGAAATGGCTTGTGCAGAGAGCAAAAAACTTAATAATTAACTGTTTTAGTGATCACTTGACATGGCCCTGAGGCACAAGGTGCTGACCTTCTTGTAATGGTATTTCATGCCTAATGAGAGAACAGATAGGAGTAGAAGCTAATCCTGGAAGAGTGTCGGTTTTGTCAAAGGTCAAGGGGAGAGAGTGAAAGAAGCAAGGCTAGGTAGGTgtagagatgtgtgtgtgtcttgagGAAAAAGGATCTGGGCTGGGCCCATGCAGGAGGGCCCTG is from Meles meles chromosome 1, mMelMel3.1 paternal haplotype, whole genome shotgun sequence and encodes:
- the LOC123938915 gene encoding cytochrome P450 4A11-like isoform X2; the encoded protein is MSNVPWGNTQLTAQILAPHSTPGSSMLEGNLCWCPQFQKCQELQELQKRAEKYPCASPRWLWGSKVSLVVYDPDYMKVILGRSDPKSDGSYRFMAPWIGYGLLLLNGQKWFQHRRMLTPAFHYDILKPYVGLMADSVQVMLDKWEELLSQNSSLEIFGHISLMTLDTLMKCAFSYQVNQQADRYSQSYLQAIRDLNNLVFSRIRNAFYQKDIIYRLTPEGRWNHRACQLAHQHTDRVIKLRKAQLQEEGNMEKVRSKRHLDFLDILLFAQMENGSSFSDKDLRAEVDTFMFEGHDTTASGISWILYALATHPEHQQKCREEIQSLLGNSASITWGHLDQMPYTTMCIKEALRLYPPVPGVGRELSKPITFPDGRSLPKGFLVLLSFYALHHNPKVWPNPEVFDPSRFAPDSSRHSHAFLPFSGGSRNCIGKQFAMNEMKVAVALTLLRFELAPDPFRVPVPTPRIVLMSKNGIHLHLRKLL
- the LOC123938915 gene encoding cytochrome P450 4A11-like isoform X1; protein product: MSVSVLSVPRTLGGVSGLLQVASVLGLVLLLLKAVQLYLHRQWLLRAVQEFPSPPSHWLFGHRHEFQKCQELQELQKRAEKYPCASPRWLWGSKVSLVVYDPDYMKVILGRSDPKSDGSYRFMAPWIGYGLLLLNGQKWFQHRRMLTPAFHYDILKPYVGLMADSVQVMLDKWEELLSQNSSLEIFGHISLMTLDTLMKCAFSYQVNQQADRYSQSYLQAIRDLNNLVFSRIRNAFYQKDIIYRLTPEGRWNHRACQLAHQHTDRVIKLRKAQLQEEGNMEKVRSKRHLDFLDILLFAQMENGSSFSDKDLRAEVDTFMFEGHDTTASGISWILYALATHPEHQQKCREEIQSLLGNSASITWGHLDQMPYTTMCIKEALRLYPPVPGVGRELSKPITFPDGRSLPKGFLVLLSFYALHHNPKVWPNPEVFDPSRFAPDSSRHSHAFLPFSGGSRNCIGKQFAMNEMKVAVALTLLRFELAPDPFRVPVPTPRIVLMSKNGIHLHLRKLL